The Candidatus Thorarchaeota archaeon genome window below encodes:
- a CDS encoding PHP domain-containing protein has protein sequence MTLSAFDLHSHTIHSKDGLTHPRSLFKWMRLRGLRGMAVTEHERPSLVKPIVRDDRFLINACEFKTEDFGELIGLFVTEPIPPSTFEETADRIHSQGAITVLPHPRDPLRKEAALRKGLPDELISRHVDLVEGINSRCVLNIFNTWAQRLAVRLAKPVTAGSDAHSFLEIGHAKTFLADISCVEDIRRELKAGRTRIWGYPSFPMWQVPTILWQRIRKMVR, from the coding sequence ATGACACTCTCGGCGTTTGACCTACACTCACATACAATCCACTCCAAGGATGGGCTCACCCATCCTCGTTCCCTGTTCAAATGGATGAGGCTACGAGGTCTCAGAGGAATGGCAGTCACAGAACATGAGAGACCAAGTCTCGTGAAGCCAATAGTACGCGACGACCGGTTCCTCATAAACGCATGCGAGTTCAAGACGGAAGACTTTGGAGAACTGATCGGTCTGTTTGTCACTGAGCCCATACCTCCCTCGACCTTTGAGGAAACAGCGGACCGGATTCACTCGCAGGGAGCCATAACTGTCTTACCTCATCCTCGGGATCCGCTGAGAAAGGAGGCCGCACTCCGAAAGGGCCTTCCTGATGAACTCATCAGCCGACATGTGGATCTGGTGGAGGGTATCAACTCGCGCTGTGTGCTGAACATCTTTAACACATGGGCCCAGCGACTTGCAGTGAGACTTGCCAAGCCAGTGACAGCCGGTAGCGATGCACACAGCTTTCTCGAGATAGGTCATGCAAAGACATTCCTTGCCGACATATCATGTGTAGAAGACATCAGGCGTGAGCTGAAGGCAGGAAGAACACGGATATGGGGGTACCCGTCGTTTCCCATGTGGCAGGTCCCCACGATTCTGTGGCAAAGGATAAGGAAGATGGTCAGATGA
- a CDS encoding flippase-like domain-containing protein → MSDTNPCEIPVERSGLVSVRKLLLFVFAGVVIYLLMILYGEIGRIASALSVIPWWWVVPAILVLSFLNYIIRYVKWQYFLRRIDVNLRHLESFSVFLAGFTLTVSPGKIGEVIKGYFCNQLKGTPIAKVVPVVVSERVTDLLAMVLLAMMGFLLGFNTGNELITIIGLGGLVFFGALVLSRRSLYNRLIKRMTSFGPLKRFQSSCDMIEDTMVRTLAPRPMLVSTTISVPGWFMECIELWILLGLLTGTGLPSLAPESLLLLVHATFIHSAASVIGALVFTPGGLIGYEASSIALMQVLLGLTEAVASVATILIRLATLWFSVVVGFVALAAVERLHRQGELLSVQQA, encoded by the coding sequence ATGAGTGACACAAACCCCTGTGAGATACCTGTAGAGCGCTCGGGTCTGGTGAGCGTTCGGAAGCTGCTGCTCTTCGTGTTCGCTGGTGTGGTGATCTACCTTCTTATGATACTCTATGGCGAGATTGGCAGGATTGCATCTGCATTATCGGTCATCCCGTGGTGGTGGGTCGTGCCTGCAATCCTGGTCCTCTCGTTCCTGAACTACATCATTCGGTATGTCAAGTGGCAGTACTTCCTCCGACGCATAGACGTCAATCTGAGACACCTCGAGTCCTTCAGCGTGTTCCTTGCCGGCTTCACCCTCACTGTCAGTCCCGGAAAGATAGGTGAGGTGATCAAGGGCTACTTCTGCAATCAGCTGAAAGGCACACCCATAGCCAAGGTGGTGCCTGTGGTCGTGTCTGAACGTGTGACGGACCTCCTCGCCATGGTCCTGTTGGCCATGATGGGCTTTCTTCTCGGTTTCAACACAGGCAACGAGCTCATCACAATAATCGGGCTTGGAGGACTTGTCTTCTTCGGCGCACTCGTCCTGAGCCGAAGGTCGCTCTACAACCGACTTATCAAGCGGATGACATCCTTCGGTCCGCTGAAGAGATTCCAGAGCAGCTGTGACATGATAGAGGACACAATGGTAAGGACACTTGCTCCAAGACCCATGCTTGTGAGCACCACGATAAGTGTCCCCGGCTGGTTCATGGAGTGCATCGAGCTGTGGATTCTCCTAGGCCTTCTGACCGGGACCGGCCTGCCGTCGCTCGCTCCGGAGTCCCTTCTGCTGTTGGTCCACGCGACGTTCATTCACTCTGCAGCCTCTGTGATAGGCGCACTGGTGTTCACACCGGGAGGACTCATAGGATACGAGGCCAGTTCCATCGCACTCATGCAAGTCCTTCTAGGTCTCACGGAGGCTGTGGCAAGTGTCGCCACCATCCTCATCCGGCTGGCGACGCTGTGGTTCAGTGTCGTAGTCGGCTTTGTCGCGCTTGCAGCGGTAGAACGACTACACAGGCAGGGTGAGTTGCTCAGTGTCCAGCAAGCTTAA
- a CDS encoding tyrosine--tRNA ligase, with translation MTDKLDLVISNAEEVVTTEEIRTVLTEKPSFNFYYGTAPTGPFHFAYMIPLNKLVQLTSAGGKGTILIADYHAHLDDRKTSFELMDLRSTYYTECIRGVLGPAARKIKFVRGSSYQHKRDYVEDLYKIAARVTTTRATRAASEVVRMKGEPKVSELLYPLLQILDVKYLDADIAVGGIDQRNIYMLGREVLPEIGHSKGCYIFMPLLPSLKGGGAKMSASDPLSHIRVTDSPEKIRDTIMKAYCPPADLSQNAVTSTVSLILFPRYGRVTIPRKEKFGGDIEFTSVKDFQDAYKAGQLHPLDVKQAVADRLIEVLAPAREYFAAHADILEEIERTQESR, from the coding sequence TTGACAGACAAGCTTGACCTAGTCATTAGCAATGCCGAGGAAGTTGTGACCACTGAGGAGATCAGGACAGTCCTGACCGAGAAGCCCAGTTTCAACTTCTATTACGGTACTGCTCCGACAGGTCCGTTCCACTTTGCTTACATGATTCCACTCAACAAGCTAGTTCAGCTGACCAGCGCAGGTGGAAAGGGAACGATACTGATTGCAGACTATCATGCCCACCTTGACGACCGCAAGACATCGTTCGAGCTCATGGACCTCCGCTCCACCTACTACACCGAGTGCATACGTGGTGTGCTTGGCCCTGCAGCCCGGAAGATAAAGTTCGTGAGAGGCTCCAGCTACCAGCACAAGAGAGACTACGTCGAGGACCTCTACAAAATAGCTGCGAGAGTGACAACAACACGAGCAACTCGGGCGGCAAGCGAGGTCGTCAGAATGAAGGGGGAGCCCAAGGTGTCAGAACTGCTCTACCCGCTGTTGCAGATACTGGATGTCAAGTACTTGGACGCAGACATCGCAGTGGGCGGAATCGACCAGCGGAACATCTACATGCTTGGCAGGGAAGTCCTTCCCGAGATTGGCCACTCGAAGGGGTGTTACATCTTCATGCCACTGCTGCCCTCTCTCAAGGGCGGGGGCGCAAAGATGTCCGCGAGCGACCCGCTGTCCCACATTCGTGTGACTGACTCGCCAGAGAAGATACGGGACACGATAATGAAGGCATACTGCCCGCCGGCCGACTTGAGTCAGAACGCCGTCACATCCACAGTGAGTCTCATCCTGTTCCCACGCTATGGGCGCGTCACAATTCCCAGAAAGGAGAAGTTCGGAGGAGACATCGAATTCACCTCCGTCAAGGATTTCCAGGATGCCTACAAGGCGGGTCAGTTACATCCTCTTGATGTCAAGCAAGCCGTGGCGGACAGGCTCATCGAGGTCCTCGCACCTGCGCGAGAGTACTTCGCGGCTCATGCCGACATTCTCGAGGAGATTGAGAGGACACAAGAGAGTCGCTAG
- a CDS encoding DMT family transporter, which translates to MQATPEFYLGVLSGVFGSALYAISVVVYRGQRESIRPLDISSVKMWTALPLMVLLVLAGVGQSPELFPVETVLLLSLSILLGAVIGDTLYLVSQERIGVSYAFPVAMSFPILTYFLTVAFLGEPLIVLRLVGACVAVLWVIILSREQNSHPADPSPASKRRLDVLGLSLAILTAVLYAVGTTILQVGVKDVDPIGANLVRVGVGSAAFVPLSFAAHWRGMMSPSKHAVLIVAISGFFGMGIGSILYVYAVKFAGAAVSSVIASSAPLFALPVSVLALKEQVSRIAALGVVATVAGVLMVVLGG; encoded by the coding sequence ATGCAGGCCACACCGGAGTTCTATTTGGGTGTCTTGTCGGGTGTGTTTGGTTCTGCCCTCTACGCCATCTCAGTCGTGGTGTACAGAGGTCAGCGCGAGTCGATAAGACCCCTTGACATAAGTTCAGTGAAGATGTGGACCGCTCTCCCACTCATGGTCCTGCTGGTGCTCGCGGGTGTGGGGCAGTCTCCTGAACTCTTCCCCGTGGAGACCGTGTTACTACTCTCGCTGTCCATCCTTCTGGGTGCTGTCATCGGGGACACTCTGTATCTTGTGAGTCAGGAACGCATAGGCGTCTCATATGCGTTCCCGGTTGCGATGTCATTTCCAATCCTGACTTACTTTCTGACCGTCGCCTTCTTGGGCGAGCCTCTGATAGTCCTCCGGCTTGTGGGTGCTTGCGTGGCCGTACTCTGGGTAATCATCCTCTCCAGAGAACAGAACAGCCACCCCGCGGACCCGTCCCCTGCCTCGAAGAGACGACTAGACGTCCTCGGGCTGAGCCTGGCAATCCTGACCGCAGTCCTGTATGCAGTGGGGACAACGATTCTTCAGGTGGGCGTCAAAGATGTGGATCCAATAGGTGCGAATCTTGTCAGAGTGGGCGTGGGCTCGGCCGCTTTCGTTCCCCTCTCCTTCGCCGCCCACTGGAGAGGTATGATGTCACCGTCGAAGCATGCGGTCCTCATCGTCGCCATCTCAGGATTCTTCGGAATGGGTATCGGCTCGATTCTGTATGTCTATGCTGTGAAGTTCGCCGGGGCCGCGGTCTCTTCTGTCATTGCCTCCAGCGCTCCTCTCTTTGCGCTGCCTGTGTCTGTCCTCGCTCTGAAGGAACAGGTCTCACGCATCGCCGCTCTTGGAGTCGTAGCGACGGTGGCAGGTGTACTCATGGTGGTACTAGGGGGCTAG
- a CDS encoding ABC transporter ATP-binding protein, with protein MILCRACLAQLITSLISWLPLLEDTELGNATVEIMNLSKTFESVRRRAIIIPVERKKVEALKSFSLDIPKGQTYGLLGPNGAGKTTLIKILATLVLPTSGSARLMGYDVVKDSSYVRSLIGVCQGNERSIYWKLSARENLIFFGKLYRMTHSEARERADELLGTMGLLDKADDKAEDLSHGMRMKIVFARALLHDPPILLLDEPTQGLDPTFATDLRQYVRDKLRDRTILLTTHYMHEADMLCDKIALINEGELKSFGTPRELKEAVRDYDSVHLRVVGTPDIEQIKRMESVMSASIRTHDGSSEIVVTSHDGYELAHRLLNFMREVPGVKVEHFEVKEPTLDDVFLHLTGRRIED; from the coding sequence ATGATTCTATGCCGGGCATGTCTGGCGCAACTGATAACCAGCCTCATCTCATGGCTTCCCCTGTTGGAGGATACCGAGTTGGGCAATGCAACCGTAGAGATAATGAATCTGTCAAAGACCTTCGAGTCTGTCAGAAGAAGGGCAATCATCATTCCAGTGGAGAGAAAGAAGGTCGAGGCGCTGAAGTCATTCTCGCTCGATATCCCCAAGGGGCAGACTTACGGTCTACTGGGTCCGAACGGAGCAGGCAAGACCACACTCATCAAGATTCTCGCCACACTCGTCCTCCCCACTTCAGGTTCGGCCAGACTGATGGGGTACGACGTGGTCAAGGACTCGTCTTATGTAAGGTCGCTGATCGGTGTCTGCCAAGGTAACGAGCGGAGCATATACTGGAAGCTGTCCGCTCGCGAGAACCTCATCTTCTTCGGCAAACTCTATCGCATGACTCACTCAGAGGCCAGAGAGCGCGCCGATGAACTGCTGGGCACGATGGGGCTACTGGACAAGGCGGACGACAAGGCCGAGGACCTGTCCCATGGCATGCGGATGAAGATAGTCTTTGCACGAGCACTGCTTCACGACCCGCCAATTCTGCTCTTGGACGAGCCCACACAGGGACTGGACCCGACCTTCGCCACCGACCTGCGCCAGTATGTGAGGGACAAGCTACGCGACCGAACCATACTGCTGACGACGCACTACATGCATGAGGCCGACATGCTGTGCGACAAGATTGCACTCATCAATGAGGGGGAGCTCAAGTCCTTCGGCACTCCAAGAGAGCTCAAGGAAGCAGTAAGGGACTACGACAGTGTTCACCTCAGAGTAGTGGGCACACCAGACATAGAGCAGATCAAGAGGATGGAGTCCGTCATGTCAGCGTCGATACGGACGCATGACGGAAGCTCCGAGATTGTGGTGACCTCTCACGACGGATATGAGTTGGCACACCGGCTGCTCAACTTCATGCGTGAAGTACCGGGAGTCAAGGTTGAGCACTTTGAGGTCAAGGAGCCAACGCTGGACGATGTCTTCCTGCACCTCACCGGGAGGAGGATTGAGGACTGA
- a CDS encoding ABC transporter permease — protein METAQETSGETLTASTSQLSAFEPHLLDWRATRIFAEKNLRIAFRYPTNWIVWGFLPIMWLAPYILMMTAIAGPGTSTNFQEVSGFNDFVRFAVIGWFVYQYVERSVWSIGNNFRWEQFSGTLEPLFVTPVPRMSILVGAALADTVQCTMSAMMLLVFSSFLFGVSYVITMIAPIVVIMTLMVLALYGFSFLLAGLIMVFKDPSVLSELVANTLFVLSPVTYPVQALPPSVRFAAYLVPSTIAIVTVRELAINGVFELFSFLQSVALLLLVILTFWGLGLVSFNYAERWVKDRGSMGDF, from the coding sequence ATGGAGACTGCTCAGGAGACATCAGGAGAAACCCTGACTGCCAGCACATCACAGTTGTCAGCCTTTGAACCTCACCTCCTCGACTGGAGAGCCACGAGGATATTTGCTGAGAAGAATCTGAGGATTGCTTTCAGATACCCCACCAACTGGATAGTCTGGGGTTTCCTGCCAATCATGTGGCTTGCACCCTACATTCTCATGATGACGGCCATTGCAGGACCGGGGACAAGTACGAACTTCCAGGAGGTCTCAGGCTTCAACGACTTTGTCCGGTTCGCTGTGATTGGCTGGTTCGTCTACCAGTATGTTGAGCGAAGCGTATGGTCAATTGGAAACAACTTCCGTTGGGAACAGTTCTCAGGTACACTCGAACCGCTGTTTGTCACCCCAGTCCCGAGAATGAGCATCCTGGTGGGTGCTGCACTGGCGGACACCGTGCAGTGTACGATGTCGGCAATGATGCTGCTTGTCTTCTCGTCTTTCCTGTTTGGGGTGAGCTACGTCATCACGATGATAGCGCCAATAGTCGTCATCATGACACTGATGGTCCTTGCGCTCTACGGGTTCAGCTTCCTGCTGGCAGGGCTCATAATGGTGTTCAAGGACCCCAGTGTCCTGTCCGAGCTCGTGGCCAACACGCTCTTCGTCCTTTCACCGGTCACCTATCCTGTTCAGGCACTGCCACCATCGGTCAGATTCGCAGCTTACCTGGTGCCATCCACAATTGCAATCGTCACTGTCCGCGAGCTTGCTATCAATGGGGTGTTCGAGCTGTTCTCGTTTCTCCAGTCTGTGGCACTTCTGCTGTTGGTGATTCTCACATTCTGGGGACTCGGTCTGGTCTCGTTCAACTACGCCGAGAGATGGGTCAAAGACAGAGGCAGCATGGGGGACTTCTAG
- a CDS encoding ABC transporter permease, translating into MTEESVLAETSETFRRMWNRRGLRAEIRAANAIAIRVWQVELSYPLSVLWFIVMPFIWFIPLLIAGTAVAGGPESSYLESLVGTRDWISFVAVGTAITGLTISMMWGTGMSLRREQNTGTLETLMTTPMHTHTLVWGSMLHNLQHGGLGVILQMGAAVVFFGVTINAWGVLPALGIIALAIIGLQGVVFAITCIVLFAKQGWMIVEFISSTLLLVAPLSYPIAVLPPILQYVSQASPLTWSVEGFRGFLLDGLAYAGVVQVVTSLLVLDIIFIFLGAMMYRYTERYVRKRGAWDQF; encoded by the coding sequence ATGACAGAAGAGAGTGTGCTGGCTGAGACCTCTGAGACCTTTCGGAGGATGTGGAACCGCAGAGGGCTCAGAGCTGAGATAAGGGCTGCGAATGCCATAGCAATCAGGGTATGGCAAGTCGAGTTGAGCTATCCCCTGAGTGTGCTGTGGTTCATAGTGATGCCATTCATCTGGTTCATACCTTTGCTCATTGCGGGGACGGCAGTCGCGGGTGGACCCGAGTCTTCGTATCTGGAGAGTCTGGTGGGAACGCGTGACTGGATCAGTTTCGTTGCAGTGGGCACTGCCATAACGGGTCTCACTATCTCGATGATGTGGGGGACCGGAATGAGCCTGCGGCGAGAACAGAACACAGGCACGCTTGAGACCCTGATGACCACACCCATGCACACGCACACTCTCGTCTGGGGGTCCATGCTGCACAATCTTCAGCACGGAGGGCTGGGGGTCATACTCCAGATGGGGGCCGCAGTGGTCTTCTTCGGAGTCACCATCAATGCATGGGGAGTCCTCCCGGCGTTGGGGATAATCGCCCTCGCCATCATTGGTCTTCAGGGAGTGGTCTTCGCAATAACCTGCATTGTTCTCTTCGCCAAGCAGGGCTGGATGATAGTCGAGTTCATCTCGAGCACGCTTCTGCTCGTCGCGCCGTTGTCGTATCCAATCGCGGTCTTACCGCCCATTCTCCAGTACGTCTCACAGGCGAGTCCTCTCACTTGGAGCGTCGAGGGCTTTAGGGGTTTCCTGCTTGACGGACTTGCCTATGCTGGCGTAGTGCAGGTTGTCACGAGTCTGTTAGTCCTTGACATCATCTTCATCTTCCTAGGAGCGATGATGTACAGGTACACGGAGCGATATGTCAGGAAGAGGGGCGCCTGGGACCAGTTCTGA
- a CDS encoding TldD/PmbA family protein yields MMTMDGKDLAEHCVEFGRGLGASYVEARYLKTLARGFVYRNGDPIAGGSSPTSGIGVRLLVNGGMGFASFDRLQRDLAEETVREAFKMAKNASRRTPIGLGEALSHQAKWSVGIKQSLLDVDNDTVIMTIKDANAIAKGLAMFTMVFNPMDIQKYLVTSEGTRIEGHQSYIMSLYIMAAKGETGTEQRVLDLTQSGGWERIKEGRVLEKLGDEIERLNKVAQRARGMKELLDNPIDMVVGPEVVGIIAHENVGHPSEGDRIMGREGAQAGESFWRDLRLGESRIGSEVVSVSEDPTIPNTAGFYLYDDEGVKARRRHLIKNGVANEPLLNREYGTRFGKGSNGAARAASFNREPIVRMANTFFEPGDHSFEELVEGIKLGIYMKSFAEWNIDDRRFQSKYTGLEAYLIRDGEVTDTMVKAPALETTSVGLLSSIDAVSKTMDLQFAGTCGKGDPMQGVPVFAGGPEVRIRNVRLGGIGQ; encoded by the coding sequence ATGATGACAATGGATGGAAAGGACCTGGCTGAGCACTGTGTCGAGTTCGGACGCGGTCTCGGCGCCAGTTATGTCGAGGCGAGGTACCTGAAGACACTTGCTCGGGGTTTCGTCTACAGGAACGGAGACCCGATTGCTGGCGGCTCAAGTCCGACCTCAGGGATAGGGGTCAGGCTTCTCGTCAATGGCGGCATGGGCTTCGCATCCTTCGACCGATTGCAGCGAGACTTGGCCGAGGAGACAGTCAGGGAGGCGTTCAAGATGGCCAAGAATGCCTCGAGAAGGACACCAATAGGACTGGGAGAGGCTTTGTCGCATCAAGCAAAGTGGTCTGTGGGTATCAAGCAGAGTCTGCTTGATGTGGACAACGATACAGTGATAATGACAATCAAGGATGCGAATGCAATAGCCAAGGGTCTTGCCATGTTTACTATGGTCTTCAACCCGATGGACATCCAGAAGTACCTTGTCACTAGCGAGGGGACAAGGATAGAGGGGCATCAGTCATACATCATGTCCCTCTACATCATGGCTGCAAAGGGTGAGACAGGCACCGAACAGCGTGTACTGGATCTCACTCAGAGCGGTGGCTGGGAGAGAATCAAGGAGGGACGGGTTCTCGAGAAGCTTGGAGACGAGATTGAGCGCCTGAACAAGGTTGCTCAGAGGGCTCGTGGAATGAAGGAGCTCTTGGACAACCCAATCGACATGGTCGTTGGGCCGGAAGTCGTGGGCATCATTGCGCACGAGAACGTCGGACACCCGAGTGAAGGGGATCGGATCATGGGCCGAGAGGGAGCACAGGCTGGCGAGAGTTTCTGGAGAGACCTCAGGTTGGGTGAGTCAAGGATAGGGTCAGAAGTCGTGAGTGTGTCGGAGGACCCCACGATACCCAACACGGCCGGCTTCTACCTTTATGACGATGAAGGCGTGAAGGCCAGACGTCGACATCTCATCAAGAACGGCGTGGCAAACGAACCACTACTGAACAGAGAGTATGGCACAAGGTTTGGAAAGGGCTCAAATGGTGCGGCTAGGGCAGCAAGCTTCAACCGCGAGCCCATTGTGAGGATGGCCAACACATTCTTTGAACCGGGCGACCACTCATTCGAAGAGCTAGTCGAAGGCATCAAGCTGGGAATATACATGAAGAGCTTTGCAGAGTGGAACATCGATGACAGAAGGTTCCAGAGCAAGTACACTGGTCTTGAAGCCTACCTGATCAGAGACGGTGAGGTCACGGACACGATGGTGAAGGCTCCTGCACTCGAGACGACCAGCGTCGGCCTCCTCAGTTCCATTGATGCGGTGTCCAAGACCATGGATCTGCAGTTCGCAGGCACATGTGGCAAAGGGGACCCGATGCAGGGAGTGCCGGTCTTCGCAGGTGGTCCCGAAGTACGGATTAGAAATGTTCGCTTGGGAGGGATAGGTCAGTGA
- a CDS encoding TldD/PmbA family protein: MTGEDMLLVLVDAALDRAKSRSKAAIAEVVHTRTSQIRFSQNAVDVVTRWDETKMNLFVDIDGKKTSITSVAVSSADDVRRLVDETIDFSKRLPDSMFYQGVEDRVSSYSQLEMRVDDRIDDFTEKAPGIISSAIDAALTEGAKRVAGALAFGKTVSVMRSSLGPSGTHRETSYDLNVRAFQEELDYSGQGLSCGTMPTRAEKEMREAGAQAGRLSKQARGARQGDSGTYDVVMSPTVAANVIGQIVGTANPFMVLIGMSPLGDRIGQKMAPDFVTAAEDPHFPGGLASRAYDFEGTPTRKTLVFDKGVLKGFIHNTTTARMFDTVSTGNSAVVGIGHGASMLLPNDSNIVFEAGDHSLEELLESNRRTIYVMSNWYTRWQNHQTTDFSTIPRDAIFLIEHGDMKPIKNIRISDNQLRMLANITALGKERKQVYWWEVSTPTVIPAMRIADCRITTATK; encoded by the coding sequence GTGACAGGAGAAGACATGCTACTGGTTCTTGTAGATGCTGCTCTGGACCGTGCCAAGTCCAGGTCCAAGGCAGCGATAGCCGAAGTGGTCCACACCAGGACCTCGCAGATAAGGTTCTCACAAAACGCAGTTGACGTCGTCACCAGATGGGACGAGACAAAGATGAATCTCTTCGTGGACATTGATGGAAAGAAGACGAGCATCACGTCGGTCGCTGTGAGCTCGGCTGATGATGTGCGTCGTCTTGTTGACGAGACCATCGACTTCTCGAAGAGACTTCCAGACTCCATGTTCTATCAGGGGGTCGAGGACAGGGTCTCATCCTACTCCCAGCTCGAGATGAGAGTGGACGACCGGATAGACGACTTCACGGAGAAGGCACCGGGCATCATCTCGAGCGCGATTGATGCTGCGCTCACCGAAGGTGCCAAGCGAGTGGCAGGCGCACTGGCCTTCGGAAAGACCGTCAGTGTGATGCGATCCTCGCTGGGTCCATCCGGCACACATCGTGAGACCTCATATGACCTGAACGTGAGAGCATTCCAAGAAGAACTCGACTACTCGGGTCAAGGCCTGAGCTGTGGCACTATGCCCACAAGGGCAGAGAAGGAGATGCGCGAGGCGGGTGCCCAAGCGGGAAGGCTCTCCAAGCAGGCCCGAGGAGCAAGACAGGGAGACTCGGGAACATACGATGTGGTGATGAGCCCGACTGTGGCGGCGAACGTGATTGGCCAGATTGTCGGTACTGCCAACCCGTTCATGGTCCTCATCGGAATGTCCCCGCTGGGGGACAGGATAGGACAGAAGATGGCACCTGACTTCGTCACGGCGGCAGAGGACCCGCACTTCCCGGGAGGACTGGCAAGCAGAGCCTACGACTTCGAGGGGACGCCAACCAGAAAGACACTGGTCTTCGACAAGGGGGTCTTGAAGGGTTTCATTCACAACACGACCACCGCACGAATGTTCGATACTGTGTCGACAGGCAACTCTGCTGTGGTGGGTATCGGACATGGAGCAAGCATGCTGCTTCCAAACGACAGCAACATTGTCTTCGAGGCTGGCGACCATTCTCTGGAGGAGCTGCTTGAGAGTAACAGACGAACCATATACGTGATGTCGAACTGGTATACCAGATGGCAGAATCACCAGACCACTGACTTCTCCACAATCCCGCGGGACGCCATCTTCCTCATCGAACATGGAGACATGAAGCCCATCAAGAACATCCGCATCAGCGACAATCAGCTGCGGATGCTGGCCAACATCACAGCCCTCGGAAAGGAGCGCAAGCAAGTGTACTGGTGGGAGGTCAGCACGCCGACCGTCATCCCAGCCATGAGAATCGCCGACTGCAGAATCACCACTGCAACCAAGTAG
- a CDS encoding formate dehydrogenase accessory sulfurtransferase FdhD: MSDLHSSLYRRVLVQRIVGANRATMEETVAVESMTEVFLNERRVSVLVHSPGLEDELVLGHLLSEGLVPSVSCVSSLRMDANTCHVTTIDAPSESLADDRWASSLRREYLFSLRKSAIRRQTLHKETGGAHFAVVANPANAEVVFVEDISRHSAVDKAIGTALRARWCLSHSLLLSSGRVTHDILNKAVRTRVPCVVSLAVASDAAIGLAAASGVTLIGKLSDEGFWLYHEGGTRIED; this comes from the coding sequence ATGAGCGACCTACACTCGAGTCTCTACAGGAGAGTACTGGTCCAGAGGATAGTTGGTGCGAACCGAGCCACGATGGAAGAGACCGTGGCAGTAGAGTCCATGACAGAGGTGTTTCTCAACGAGAGGCGGGTATCGGTACTGGTGCACAGCCCTGGTCTTGAGGATGAACTCGTGCTGGGGCATCTGCTGTCTGAGGGTCTGGTCCCGTCAGTCAGCTGTGTCTCGTCCCTCCGGATGGATGCGAACACATGTCACGTCACTACTATCGATGCACCGTCCGAGTCTTTGGCAGACGACCGATGGGCATCATCGCTGCGACGAGAGTACCTCTTCTCTCTCAGGAAGTCTGCTATTCGTCGACAGACGCTGCACAAGGAGACGGGAGGTGCACACTTTGCAGTCGTGGCGAACCCCGCCAATGCTGAAGTGGTCTTCGTGGAGGACATCAGTAGGCACAGTGCGGTGGACAAGGCCATCGGTACGGCACTCAGGGCCCGTTGGTGTCTGTCACACTCATTGCTTCTGTCCTCCGGCAGAGTCACACATGACATTCTGAACAAGGCCGTTCGTACGCGAGTCCCCTGTGTGGTCTCACTGGCGGTGGCATCAGATGCAGCCATAGGTCTTGCAGCCGCCAGTGGTGTCACGCTGATTGGGAAGCTGTCTGATGAGGGCTTCTGGCTCTACCACGAAGGTGGTACGAGAATAGAAGACTGA